From a single Gracilimonas sp. genomic region:
- a CDS encoding glycosyltransferase family 2 protein has translation MEDTPSQANINISIVVPVYNEEESLPELEKAIDNALSADYSYEIIFVDDGSADKSWQQIISLGKKKDFVHGIALSHNYGKSVALQAGFEEAKGKYVVTMDADLQDDPNEVPEMVQMLKDGYDLVSGWKKERHDPISKTIPSKFFNFVTRKVAGIELHDFNCGLKAYRAEVVKNIYLYGELHRYIPMLAKREGYSRITEKVVTHHPRKYGKTKFGLSRFMNGFLDLVTITFVQRYLQKPMHFFGTVGVLLLMIGGGINLYMAFLKFVYGQGIGDRPLLFLGILLMVVGVQFFSTGLLGEMINKNNVKDQKPRIREII, from the coding sequence TTGGAAGATACACCTTCGCAAGCAAATATTAACATCAGCATTGTTGTTCCGGTTTATAATGAAGAGGAATCACTGCCTGAACTAGAAAAAGCAATCGATAATGCATTATCGGCTGATTATTCCTACGAAATTATTTTTGTAGATGACGGTTCAGCTGATAAATCATGGCAACAGATTATCTCGTTAGGGAAGAAGAAAGACTTTGTCCATGGTATCGCACTCAGTCATAACTATGGAAAGAGTGTCGCACTGCAGGCAGGTTTTGAGGAAGCAAAAGGCAAGTACGTTGTCACGATGGATGCCGATTTGCAAGACGACCCTAATGAGGTCCCCGAAATGGTTCAAATGCTGAAAGATGGTTATGACCTGGTAAGTGGCTGGAAAAAAGAACGCCATGATCCAATTTCCAAGACCATTCCCTCTAAGTTTTTCAACTTTGTTACCCGTAAGGTGGCCGGAATTGAATTGCATGATTTTAATTGTGGATTGAAGGCTTACAGGGCGGAAGTTGTTAAGAATATTTATCTGTATGGAGAACTTCACCGATATATACCTATGCTGGCCAAGAGGGAGGGCTACAGCCGGATCACTGAAAAGGTAGTCACCCATCATCCACGAAAATATGGGAAAACTAAATTTGGCCTGTCCAGGTTTATGAATGGTTTTCTGGATCTGGTCACAATCACTTTTGTACAACGTTACCTGCAAAAGCCCATGCATTTTTTTGGTACAGTAGGTGTGCTATTGCTCATGATAGGTGGTGGCATTAATCTGTATATGGCATTTCTTAAGTTTGTTTATGGGCAGGGTATAGGAGACCGTCCGCTCTTATTTCTCGGAATTTTATTGATGGTTGTAGGTGTACAGTTTTTCTCAACCGGTTTACTCGGTGAGATGATCAATAAAAACAATGTAAAGGATCAAAAGCCCCGGATAAGAGAAATTATTTAG
- a CDS encoding MerR family transcriptional regulator yields MKKLYYSMGEVSKLTGLEPHVLRNWEKTYSDLSPKKNSAGNRVYKEQELALIFKIKELLHDKKYSAEGVQEILRDGEKKDTTPLSAKARKDLNEIKVFLNDLLERL; encoded by the coding sequence ATGAAAAAATTGTATTACTCAATGGGAGAAGTTAGTAAGCTTACCGGACTTGAGCCCCATGTTTTAAGAAACTGGGAAAAAACTTATTCGGACCTTAGCCCCAAGAAAAACAGCGCTGGAAACAGAGTGTATAAAGAGCAGGAACTTGCCTTGATTTTCAAGATCAAAGAATTGCTTCACGACAAAAAATATAGTGCCGAAGGTGTACAAGAAATTTTACGAGATGGTGAAAAAAAAGACACTACACCGCTTAGCGCTAAAGCCCGTAAAGATCTGAATGAAATAAAAGTATTTTTGAACGACCTATTAGAGCGATTATAA
- a CDS encoding COX15/CtaA family protein, which produces MKLNAFQKTAITTVLATLFLILVGGLVRAAGAGLGCPDWPKCFGMWIPPTTLADLPAGFDESQFNVWKTWIEYVNRLVGVVIGLLITATFLLSARYRKEKPTVFYSSIAAFVLVLFQGWLGGVVVRTGLHEGLITAHMLVAMVIVTVLLYATFEATSDLFKIRIEESFRTKLLWTVWILLALTMIQLVLGTQVREAIDVVKNAAVVPPRGSWLENIGSVFPIHRSFSWLLVLASVWLFYILMKNKAEGWIRKLGNLNVTLVFLQVLIGVGLYYLAMPRVLQVLHLLGMAVMVCTQFLMILVLKKGNYSATI; this is translated from the coding sequence ATGAAATTGAATGCTTTTCAGAAAACAGCAATAACCACCGTTTTAGCCACCTTATTTTTAATTTTAGTAGGTGGACTTGTCCGTGCTGCAGGTGCAGGGCTAGGGTGTCCTGATTGGCCCAAATGCTTTGGTATGTGGATACCTCCCACTACTTTAGCAGACCTTCCGGCTGGTTTTGATGAATCTCAGTTCAATGTGTGGAAGACCTGGATAGAGTATGTAAATCGATTGGTCGGGGTAGTTATAGGATTACTCATCACGGCTACTTTTCTGCTCTCGGCCAGGTATAGAAAAGAGAAACCTACAGTTTTTTACAGTTCCATTGCTGCTTTTGTGCTCGTACTTTTTCAGGGATGGCTCGGCGGTGTAGTTGTGAGAACCGGCCTTCATGAAGGCTTAATTACAGCACATATGCTTGTAGCTATGGTGATTGTGACGGTGCTCCTATATGCTACATTTGAAGCTACCAGTGACTTGTTCAAAATCAGGATCGAAGAAAGTTTTAGAACAAAGTTACTATGGACGGTTTGGATTTTATTAGCTCTGACGATGATACAGCTGGTTCTGGGAACTCAGGTGCGTGAAGCTATTGATGTTGTTAAAAATGCTGCTGTAGTTCCACCGCGTGGCAGCTGGCTCGAAAATATCGGTTCAGTATTTCCAATTCACCGCAGTTTTTCATGGCTGTTGGTACTTGCTTCAGTCTGGCTATTCTATATTTTGATGAAGAATAAAGCGGAAGGTTGGATAAGAAAGCTGGGTAACCTAAATGTAACATTGGTTTTTCTTCAGGTACTGATAGGAGTGGGTTTATACTATTTAGCTATGCCCCGTGTGCTTCAGGTGCTGCATCTTTTGGGGATGGCAGTTATGGTCTGTACGCAGTTTTTGATGATTCTTGTACTAAAGAAAGGAAATTACTCAGCGACTATTTGA
- the cyoE gene encoding heme o synthase, producing the protein MNSAEDNILIKRSFTDVITDYYQLTKPGITMSVLVSMLVGFILGSGANINFVTLIHALIGTYLIAAGTGAHNQFIERVSDGLMKRTSKRPLPDHRIDSKSGMIFSLSLIFSGLLYLILLVNPVAGTVSFFTALIYLGVYTPMKKVSPINIAIGAIPGALPPVGGWAAATGNIAEPGMWLLFGIMFFWQVPHVLSIAWLCKDDYSSAGLKMLPRKDEKGYKIIFWSLICTLSIFPVTFALYQLDIAGMLFLILGLLFAAGFLFYTIKFGMNRTKENAKKMMFASIAYLPLVWIAVFVDRFFV; encoded by the coding sequence ATGAATTCAGCCGAAGATAACATTCTCATCAAGAGATCTTTTACGGATGTTATTACCGATTACTATCAACTGACCAAGCCCGGCATTACTATGTCGGTACTGGTTAGTATGCTGGTTGGTTTTATCCTTGGCAGTGGGGCTAACATCAATTTTGTGACGCTCATTCACGCTTTGATAGGAACTTATCTGATAGCTGCAGGTACCGGTGCTCATAATCAGTTTATCGAGCGAGTTTCGGACGGTTTGATGAAGCGAACTTCCAAACGCCCTCTCCCCGACCACCGAATCGATTCCAAAAGTGGAATGATATTTTCCTTGAGCCTGATTTTCTCCGGCTTATTATATCTAATCCTTCTGGTTAACCCTGTTGCGGGAACCGTATCCTTTTTCACAGCCTTGATTTATCTGGGTGTTTACACTCCAATGAAAAAAGTTTCACCCATAAATATCGCTATTGGAGCCATACCAGGAGCATTACCTCCTGTAGGCGGATGGGCTGCAGCAACTGGTAACATTGCTGAACCTGGGATGTGGCTGCTATTTGGAATTATGTTTTTCTGGCAGGTTCCTCACGTACTGTCAATTGCCTGGTTGTGTAAAGATGATTACTCTAGTGCAGGATTAAAGATGCTTCCACGTAAAGATGAGAAAGGTTACAAAATCATATTCTGGTCACTTATTTGCACACTATCTATATTTCCAGTGACCTTTGCCCTTTACCAGCTGGATATCGCCGGTATGCTCTTTTTGATTTTAGGATTACTCTTTGCAGCTGGCTTCCTCTTCTACACTATTAAATTTGGTATGAACCGAACCAAGGAAAATGCCAAAAAAATGATGTTTGCTTCCATCGCCTACCTCCCACTTGTTTGGATAGCCGTATTTGTGGATCGCTTTTTTGTATAA
- a CDS encoding NAD(P)-dependent alcohol dehydrogenase, with protein sequence MKAILHEKYGGPEVLKLQEIEKPVPSPNQVLVKVHASTVNRTDCAILRAKPFIMRFFHGLNSPKIKIPGTDFSGEVEAIGAEVNSYKVGDKVFGFNDSGLASKAEFLIINEDGLFSRIPESVSFEHAAASLEGAHYAYNFINKVELRRGDNILVNGATGAIGSAMVQLLKYFGTSVTAVGNTKNLDLLKSIGADAVVDYTKEDFTRLSDEFDYVFDAVGKSTFSKCKSLLKPSGIYISSELGPYIQNPFLALITSGSDGKKVKFPVPSDISATIRFIKKLMEEGKYQAVLDRTYAIDEIKEAYHYVETGEKTGNVVIKIS encoded by the coding sequence ATGAAAGCAATTCTGCATGAAAAATATGGCGGACCGGAAGTCCTGAAGTTGCAGGAAATTGAAAAGCCTGTTCCGTCGCCAAACCAGGTATTAGTGAAAGTTCATGCATCTACAGTAAACCGAACGGATTGCGCGATTCTTAGGGCCAAGCCTTTTATTATGCGTTTTTTTCATGGATTGAACTCTCCCAAAATTAAGATTCCGGGCACGGATTTTTCAGGAGAAGTTGAAGCCATTGGCGCCGAAGTAAACAGCTATAAGGTTGGCGACAAAGTATTTGGTTTTAATGATTCCGGATTAGCATCAAAGGCGGAATTCTTGATCATCAATGAAGATGGATTGTTTTCCAGGATACCTGAGAGCGTTTCCTTTGAGCATGCAGCCGCCTCACTCGAGGGTGCTCATTATGCTTATAACTTTATCAATAAGGTAGAGCTTAGGCGAGGAGATAACATTTTGGTAAATGGTGCTACCGGAGCTATTGGCTCTGCAATGGTACAGCTTTTGAAATATTTCGGGACATCCGTGACAGCCGTTGGCAATACAAAGAATTTAGATTTACTCAAATCTATTGGCGCGGATGCGGTAGTTGACTATACCAAAGAGGACTTTACACGGCTTTCGGATGAGTTTGACTATGTGTTTGATGCCGTGGGTAAAAGTACCTTTTCGAAGTGTAAATCACTGCTAAAGCCCTCAGGAATCTATATCTCATCTGAATTGGGGCCATACATTCAGAATCCATTTTTGGCACTTATTACCTCAGGATCAGATGGGAAAAAAGTAAAATTTCCCGTTCCCTCAGATATTAGTGCAACCATCAGGTTTATTAAAAAATTGATGGAAGAAGGAAAATACCAAGCGGTGCTTGACCGGACTTATGCTATTGATGAAATCAAAGAAGCATATCACTATGTAGAGACCGGCGAGAAAACAGGAAATGTGGTTATAAAGATTTCCTAA
- a CDS encoding alpha/beta hydrolase-fold protein, with protein sequence MRQLLSYGLFGVIFFHLFFPHNISAQSVDTVYFSLDMTEPISEGWLKHGTEIVGIRGDQSPLNWGNTFEASDPDKDGIYEVAVPFNLHSDSLLVSFKIKVDGVNNPDDGWQKGRNHEAMIYQGVKNKVTLKWADEPPQAPTTITGQVEIFRDFQSDNLVPRDLYVYLPPGYKESNQRYPVLYMHDGQALFDASEIGQEWRVDEAAEELIRAGEIEPVIIVGIGNTQNRFDEYTPTEQVWRYELNRISSQERTTFPEAFAGNYISTEGDTIRFKTKHDTLLTMIPGGQFWQPLIPESEHAFFLAQAGITFTFDVKETEVNQVVASKPTMGGDGDLYGGFIIKKVKPFIDQNFRTRPEREFTSLGGSSLGGLITLYLGLEYQDTFSNLLVVSPSVWWDGQMIISKVNELPGATNQHIWLDMGTAEGEGAVESAKALNKALLNKGWSKENLNFVIEEGAAHNERAWAKRVPDMLRFLYSKN encoded by the coding sequence ATGCGTCAGTTACTCAGTTACGGTCTTTTTGGGGTGATCTTTTTCCATCTGTTTTTTCCTCACAATATCTCAGCCCAGTCAGTTGACACCGTTTATTTCTCACTGGATATGACGGAGCCGATTTCTGAAGGCTGGCTAAAACACGGAACAGAAATAGTGGGTATTCGGGGTGACCAGTCTCCATTGAACTGGGGAAATACTTTTGAAGCATCAGATCCTGACAAAGATGGGATTTATGAAGTTGCCGTACCTTTTAATCTACACTCAGATAGCTTACTGGTTTCCTTCAAGATAAAAGTAGATGGAGTGAATAATCCTGATGATGGTTGGCAGAAAGGGCGGAATCATGAAGCAATGATCTATCAAGGAGTAAAAAATAAAGTAACGCTAAAGTGGGCGGATGAACCACCACAGGCCCCGACTACTATTACCGGTCAGGTTGAAATTTTCAGGGATTTCCAAAGTGACAATCTCGTGCCAAGAGATTTATATGTCTATCTGCCACCGGGTTATAAAGAAAGTAATCAGCGTTACCCGGTTTTATATATGCATGACGGGCAGGCATTATTTGATGCATCAGAGATCGGGCAGGAGTGGAGAGTGGACGAGGCAGCGGAGGAGCTGATTCGAGCCGGTGAGATTGAGCCGGTTATTATTGTGGGAATTGGAAATACTCAAAACCGTTTTGATGAATATACCCCAACCGAACAGGTGTGGAGATACGAGCTAAACCGCATATCAAGTCAGGAAAGAACCACATTTCCTGAGGCATTTGCTGGTAATTATATCAGTACAGAGGGTGATACGATTCGGTTTAAAACAAAACACGATACTCTTTTGACTATGATTCCGGGTGGACAATTTTGGCAGCCGCTAATTCCTGAATCTGAACATGCATTTTTCCTTGCTCAAGCGGGGATCACGTTTACTTTTGATGTGAAAGAGACGGAGGTAAACCAGGTTGTTGCAAGTAAGCCAACAATGGGTGGGGATGGTGATTTGTATGGTGGATTTATTATAAAGAAAGTGAAGCCGTTCATCGATCAGAATTTTCGAACCAGGCCGGAAAGAGAATTTACCTCGCTTGGAGGTTCATCTCTTGGTGGATTGATTACGCTATATCTCGGACTTGAGTATCAGGACACATTCAGTAATTTACTGGTGGTTTCTCCTTCAGTTTGGTGGGATGGCCAGATGATTATCAGTAAGGTTAACGAACTGCCTGGTGCAACTAATCAGCACATCTGGCTGGATATGGGAACAGCAGAAGGAGAAGGAGCTGTAGAAAGTGCAAAGGCTCTGAACAAAGCATTGTTAAATAAAGGCTGGTCTAAAGAAAACCTTAATTTTGTGATTGAGGAAGGAGCAGCTCATAACGAACGAGCCTGGGCAAAGCGGGTGCCAGATATGCTTCGATTTTTATATTCTAAGAACTAA
- a CDS encoding alpha/beta hydrolase: MGKGNGTRMTLLVRIFGVCELLIFSQTVLKSYIFSILVLCLISCSDLIAQDFPRDTSYTLQSAYQKYVKNYPDIELVDQKLENEVTIQKDIVFKNTGQRNLQLDLYSPRQNSEIKPGVLIVHGGGWISGNKSMMKQISMRLASEGYVAVAVEYRLSPEAQYPAAIYDVKSALKWMRDHSEKYQINRDKIAIMGTSAGGQIAALVANTQNKSKFEDPADTSKASTTIQALIDIDGVLAFIHPVSEEGRVASLWLGGDQQEAQETWIEASALSHVNKDSPPTLFIGSAYPRFLAGREEMTVALNKHGIYNETHLLEQAPHSFWLFHPWFETTMEHVTSFLEVTLKNK; encoded by the coding sequence ATGGGAAAGGGTAATGGAACACGGATGACACTGTTGGTGCGGATTTTTGGAGTTTGTGAATTATTAATTTTTAGTCAGACTGTTTTGAAGAGTTATATTTTTTCCATTTTAGTATTGTGTTTAATCAGTTGTTCTGATTTAATTGCCCAGGACTTTCCCCGCGACACTTCTTACACCCTACAAAGTGCCTATCAGAAATACGTAAAAAACTATCCTGATATTGAACTGGTAGATCAAAAACTGGAGAATGAGGTCACTATTCAAAAGGATATAGTTTTTAAGAATACGGGTCAGCGCAACCTTCAGCTTGACCTTTACTCACCAAGACAGAATTCAGAAATCAAGCCCGGAGTACTAATTGTTCACGGTGGAGGATGGATTTCCGGTAACAAATCTATGATGAAGCAGATCTCAATGCGATTAGCTTCAGAAGGCTATGTGGCCGTTGCTGTAGAATACAGGTTAAGTCCGGAAGCCCAATATCCGGCGGCTATTTATGATGTAAAGTCAGCGCTGAAATGGATGCGGGATCATTCGGAAAAGTATCAGATCAATCGGGATAAAATTGCGATTATGGGTACTTCGGCTGGCGGTCAGATTGCCGCTTTGGTTGCAAACACTCAGAATAAATCAAAGTTTGAAGATCCGGCCGATACTTCTAAAGCTTCTACAACTATACAGGCGTTGATTGATATAGATGGCGTGCTGGCGTTTATTCATCCGGTGTCGGAGGAGGGAAGAGTTGCTTCGTTGTGGCTGGGAGGGGATCAACAGGAAGCCCAGGAAACCTGGATCGAAGCTTCAGCTCTTTCTCATGTTAACAAAGATTCACCACCTACATTATTTATTGGAAGTGCCTACCCTCGGTTTTTGGCTGGAAGAGAAGAAATGACGGTAGCCCTAAATAAGCATGGCATTTATAATGAGACCCATCTGCTGGAACAGGCTCCTCATTCTTTCTGGCTATTTCATCCCTGGTTTGAGACTACGATGGAACATGTGACCAGTTTTTTGGAAGTAACCTTAAAAAATAAGTAA
- a CDS encoding RDD family protein yields MSAFFRKKATSLIQRIHFRFNIHEPNLALVCVQEDNKSKPIRNHRNPNKSALMVGIETSQHVKLSYEPAGVGERILAFFLDAFFIGIYYLVVIWIWGYANDIGPSTAGNFEDSIWVLYIILVLPLMLYHLVSEVISNGYSLGKKIVGIRVVKIDGTRANLGGYIIRWMFRLIEISMTSGVLAFVTILLNGKGQRVGDILGKTCVIKERKKVNLDNTLYSKIADAYEPQFKQVAELNDKDIRIIREVLDSRSHYDYDNWFLMLQKTRKKIEDRLGVEDHGMSGDDFLRTVIKDYNAIHGKG; encoded by the coding sequence TTGTCCGCATTTTTTCGTAAAAAGGCAACTTCTCTCATTCAGCGAATTCACTTTCGTTTTAACATACATGAGCCTAACTTGGCGCTCGTTTGTGTGCAGGAAGATAACAAATCAAAACCAATCCGAAACCACAGAAATCCTAATAAATCAGCACTTATGGTAGGTATTGAAACATCGCAACATGTTAAACTTAGCTACGAACCTGCCGGAGTGGGGGAGCGCATCCTTGCTTTCTTTCTGGATGCCTTTTTTATAGGGATTTACTACCTGGTGGTAATTTGGATCTGGGGCTATGCCAATGATATTGGTCCGTCCACAGCGGGAAATTTTGAGGATTCAATATGGGTGCTTTATATCATACTGGTGTTGCCTTTGATGCTCTATCACCTTGTCTCTGAGGTCATTTCGAATGGATATAGCCTGGGTAAAAAGATTGTTGGCATTCGGGTGGTTAAAATAGATGGGACCCGGGCCAATCTTGGCGGATATATTATCCGATGGATGTTCAGGCTTATCGAAATATCGATGACCAGCGGAGTACTGGCTTTTGTAACTATTCTGCTGAATGGAAAAGGGCAAAGGGTGGGAGACATCCTTGGAAAAACCTGTGTGATTAAAGAACGCAAAAAAGTGAACCTTGATAACACCCTGTATTCTAAAATAGCCGATGCTTATGAACCTCAATTCAAGCAGGTAGCCGAACTGAATGACAAAGATATTCGGATTATTCGTGAAGTACTGGATTCCCGCTCACATTACGATTATGACAACTGGTTTCTTATGCTCCAAAAAACCCGCAAAAAAATTGAAGACCGTTTAGGAGTGGAAGATCATGGCATGAGCGGAGACGACTTCCTGCGAACGGTGATTAAAGACTATAATGCTATTCATGGGAAAGGGTAA
- a CDS encoding stage II sporulation protein M, whose protein sequence is MREVAFLRKNADKWKEFEQLLKDKSQDDPDKLADLYIELNADLAYAQANYPGSKTEEYLNQLSVAVHDEIYRSKKEETNRIVTFWTRELPELFATKQKELLYSFIVFSIAIAIGVLSSINDPSFVRYIMGDAYVNMTITNIDRGDPLAVYKEAEEMNMFFAITINNVRVSFYAFASGLLTSLGVGMVLLNNGVMVGAFIHFFAKYGLVTEALRVIFIHGILELSAIVIAGAAGFVVGNGFLFPGTFSRKESFIKAGKEGLKMIIGLVPVFVAAGLLESFVTRYTEMPLWLSLFIILGSLAFILWYFVYLPNTLKSKK, encoded by the coding sequence ATGAGAGAAGTTGCCTTTTTACGAAAAAATGCGGACAAGTGGAAGGAGTTTGAGCAGCTGCTGAAGGATAAATCGCAGGATGATCCCGATAAACTAGCTGACCTGTACATTGAGCTGAATGCTGACTTAGCCTACGCCCAGGCGAATTATCCCGGCAGCAAAACCGAGGAATATTTGAATCAGCTTTCGGTGGCGGTTCACGATGAAATATATCGCTCGAAAAAAGAAGAGACGAATCGTATTGTTACTTTCTGGACTCGTGAGCTTCCCGAGCTTTTTGCTACTAAGCAGAAAGAACTGCTCTACAGCTTTATCGTTTTTAGTATAGCCATAGCAATCGGGGTTTTATCTTCTATAAATGACCCTTCATTTGTACGCTATATCATGGGCGATGCGTATGTAAACATGACCATCACCAATATTGACCGGGGTGATCCGCTGGCTGTATATAAAGAGGCCGAAGAAATGAATATGTTCTTCGCCATTACCATCAATAATGTCCGGGTTTCTTTCTATGCTTTTGCAAGTGGGCTGTTAACCTCATTGGGGGTTGGCATGGTTCTGTTGAATAATGGAGTGATGGTGGGTGCATTCATACACTTTTTTGCTAAATATGGATTAGTTACTGAAGCCCTTCGTGTGATTTTCATCCATGGTATTCTGGAGCTTTCAGCCATTGTGATTGCCGGAGCAGCAGGGTTTGTAGTAGGCAACGGTTTTTTATTCCCGGGTACTTTTTCAAGAAAAGAATCCTTCATCAAAGCCGGGAAAGAAGGGTTAAAGATGATTATTGGTTTGGTCCCCGTTTTTGTGGCTGCCGGTTTATTGGAATCGTTTGTAACCCGCTATACCGAAATGCCACTTTGGTTGAGCTTATTCATAATTTTAGGTTCATTAGCCTTTATTCTATGGTATTTTGTATATCTGCCTAACACTTTAAAATCAAAAAAATGA
- a CDS encoding DUF4129 domain-containing protein produces MLFILCFLLPANVFAQDSSAIQFRPDSSEVNIRTIDTSTLDSLTREDVFAYNEQAKNPETLWSRIQQWIFQILAWIFSSPWASITIRIIFFTIFGALLFALINQMMGGNLTSSFSKKKAGQALSLNIGESELSKTDYDEMLQAALSETRYRDAVRILYLKSLQQLNEHELITWKPDKTNHDYLRELGSHPSRSFFNKLTTYYEYVEYGDFKIDKTGFETVQNVYHQFKDQAGS; encoded by the coding sequence TTGCTGTTCATACTTTGTTTTTTACTTCCTGCAAATGTATTCGCTCAGGATTCATCCGCAATTCAGTTCCGGCCTGATAGCAGTGAGGTTAACATCAGAACCATCGATACTTCAACTCTCGATAGCCTGACCCGCGAAGATGTTTTTGCTTATAACGAACAAGCCAAAAACCCTGAAACTTTATGGAGCCGTATACAGCAGTGGATTTTTCAGATTTTGGCGTGGATTTTCAGCAGCCCATGGGCTTCAATTACCATTCGGATTATATTCTTTACAATTTTCGGAGCCCTTCTATTTGCCCTGATAAATCAGATGATGGGAGGAAATCTGACCTCTTCATTCTCAAAGAAAAAAGCCGGTCAGGCACTCTCTCTGAATATCGGTGAGTCCGAATTATCTAAAACCGATTATGATGAAATGCTGCAGGCGGCACTCTCAGAAACCCGCTATCGTGATGCCGTCCGTATTCTGTACCTGAAGTCATTACAGCAGCTCAATGAACATGAACTCATCACCTGGAAACCCGACAAAACCAATCACGATTACCTGCGGGAACTAGGAAGCCACCCCTCTCGCAGTTTCTTCAATAAACTCACGACCTATTATGAGTATGTGGAATACGGAGATTTTAAGATCGATAAGACCGGCTTTGAAACGGTTCAGAATGTATATCATCAATTTAAAGATCAGGCCGGATCATAG
- a CDS encoding DUF4350 domain-containing protein, with protein sequence MFKKERTYYFILGGLIFIYVLAQILRPRPLDWTESFSSEDKIPYGGYLIQNLLPAAFPDDQITINRSPIFEYADTTNPRKNWIFINKSFGIDRWETDILLSLVEQGASVFIAARTFEQALQDSLEIGTYLNNPFLTSGSILDEDTAHVNFTNPQLKTESGFPYYQSTTETYFSSFDSTFQVTSLGVNDEGNPNFIRIQFGEGELFLHSNPTLFTNYFVREESGADYALKALSYLPERETIWDEYYKDVRLAGGSVVRYVVSEEHLSWTWFISLSGVLLFMIFRAKRKQQIIPNIEAPKNSSIEFARTIGSLYLEKGDHKLIADKKIRFFFDYIRSNLGLDTSEIDRERKHDIALRSGIEETEIQALFDLIDKISSQDNINQKELKLLTERIDEFYNLSQR encoded by the coding sequence GTGTTTAAAAAAGAACGTACATACTATTTCATCCTTGGCGGACTGATCTTTATTTATGTCCTTGCCCAGATCTTAAGACCAAGACCTTTGGACTGGACCGAAAGCTTTTCTTCCGAAGATAAAATTCCCTATGGAGGGTACCTTATTCAGAATCTGCTTCCTGCCGCATTCCCTGATGATCAGATAACTATTAACAGATCTCCAATTTTTGAATACGCTGACACTACCAATCCCCGGAAAAACTGGATTTTCATCAACAAAAGTTTTGGTATCGATCGCTGGGAAACCGACATTTTACTTTCGCTGGTTGAACAGGGAGCGAGCGTTTTTATTGCTGCACGTACCTTTGAGCAAGCACTTCAGGACAGCCTTGAAATCGGTACGTACTTGAACAATCCCTTTTTAACCAGTGGCTCTATTCTGGATGAAGACACCGCTCACGTTAACTTTACCAACCCTCAACTGAAAACAGAATCCGGTTTCCCTTACTATCAAAGTACAACCGAAACCTATTTTTCCAGTTTCGATTCCACTTTTCAGGTTACTTCTCTTGGGGTAAATGACGAAGGGAATCCTAATTTCATCAGAATTCAGTTTGGTGAGGGTGAGCTGTTTCTTCACTCCAATCCCACCCTTTTTACCAACTACTTTGTGCGGGAAGAATCCGGAGCAGATTATGCACTAAAAGCACTTTCCTATTTGCCGGAACGGGAAACCATTTGGGATGAATATTATAAAGATGTGCGCCTCGCTGGAGGAAGTGTTGTTCGATATGTAGTATCTGAAGAACATCTCAGTTGGACCTGGTTCATCAGTCTAAGCGGGGTTTTGTTATTTATGATATTCAGAGCCAAACGGAAGCAGCAAATTATTCCTAACATTGAAGCCCCAAAAAACTCCAGTATTGAATTTGCCCGAACCATAGGAAGCCTGTATCTCGAGAAAGGTGATCACAAGCTAATTGCTGATAAGAAAATCCGGTTCTTCTTTGATTATATTCGATCCAATCTTGGACTGGATACTTCTGAAATTGATCGTGAAAGAAAACATGATATAGCCCTCCGGTCTGGGATTGAAGAGACTGAAATACAAGCACTTTTTGATTTGATTGATAAAATTTCAAGTCAGGATAACATCAACCAAAAAGAATTAAAATTGTTAACCGAACGAATTGACGAATTCTATAACCTGAGTCAACGATGA